The region TGAATTATCCCAATCGCAAAGAGATGAAATTGACAAACGTTCCCACTTTTTTGATGAAAATCCTTCACAAGGTCGGACATGGGATGAGATAAAAGCTGAATTTCTCAAGTCTAAGTGATTTAAGTGGAAGAATGAATTAATCGCTATTTCTTGGAGC is a window of Ignavibacteria bacterium DNA encoding:
- a CDS encoding addiction module protein, yielding MNSKLKEEIKKLSIPERILLVEDIWDSIARDNESFELSQSQRDEIDKRSHFFDENPSQGRTWDEIKAEFLKSK